In the Clostridium beijerinckii genome, one interval contains:
- a CDS encoding dipeptidyl-peptidase IV: MKMFKKITAWALLSILLQISGLYILENFIFKHTSEFKSNKIEVQKKDNTKDISASIPGSAKDTKISDDGKYICYQDGESVYLEDTKTGTSNPITTEKKGTIMYYDWLLERDILVIAQKIEKDGESKVQLITYNAKDLTETVASKEDICPYQEGMEVKKITTSVFTGVFYVEIYTGGLKSAVYRFDRDYERKKVPLAVNVLGNMKVMPHNDRLIYEDKLNSKFFVTSPNKQLTFSGNKNLTLLGIDRNDVIYIGELNGDKITSITYGKVDEDTANWKKATLDSVVSANDLYFSNKSEILVNDNLKGSVKNLSTGKEVEYEGKLVQIKEDFIATEDNSGKLVYKSLNNSK, from the coding sequence ATGAAGATGTTTAAGAAGATAACTGCATGGGCATTGTTATCTATACTATTACAAATTTCTGGCTTATATATTTTAGAAAATTTTATTTTTAAGCATACGTCAGAATTTAAAAGTAATAAAATAGAAGTTCAAAAAAAGGATAATACAAAAGATATTTCAGCATCTATTCCGGGAAGTGCAAAAGATACTAAAATATCAGATGATGGTAAATACATATGTTACCAGGATGGCGAAAGTGTGTATTTGGAAGATACCAAGACGGGAACAAGTAATCCAATTACAACGGAAAAAAAGGGTACAATTATGTATTATGATTGGCTTTTAGAAAGAGATATACTAGTAATAGCTCAGAAGATTGAAAAAGATGGGGAATCTAAAGTTCAGCTTATAACATATAATGCTAAAGATTTAACAGAAACAGTTGCAAGTAAAGAAGATATTTGCCCATACCAAGAGGGTATGGAAGTTAAAAAGATAACCACTTCTGTCTTTACAGGTGTATTTTATGTAGAAATATATACAGGTGGTTTAAAGAGCGCAGTTTATAGATTTGATAGAGATTATGAAAGAAAAAAGGTTCCTCTAGCAGTTAATGTTTTAGGAAATATGAAAGTAATGCCTCACAACGATAGATTAATATATGAAGATAAGTTGAATAGTAAATTTTTTGTTACCAGCCCCAATAAGCAATTAACATTTAGTGGTAATAAAAATCTGACGCTTCTTGGAATCGACAGAAATGATGTGATTTATATTGGTGAGCTTAACGGTGATAAAATTACCAGTATCACTTATGGAAAAGTTGATGAAGATACAGCAAATTGGAAAAAGGCAACACTTGATTCGGTTGTAAGTGCTAATGACTTGTATTTTAGTAATAAAAGTGAAATACTAGTTAATGATAATCTTAAAGGTAGTGTCAAGAATTTAAGTACAGGAAAAGAAGTTGAATATGAAGGAAAACTTGTTCAGATTAAAGAAGATTTCATAGCGACTGAAGATAATAGCGGAAAATTAGTTTATAAAAGTTTAAATAATAGTAAATAA
- a CDS encoding phosphodiester glycosidase family protein — protein MDINRKNKKSKVKKSKKRVNKISFKTLAIFFAFELFFTGCTFPFLLLYGPFDNAKSQYVGAAMTSMSHQYLATWFLSDKKIAEIMGENSTEETSETTNISDIKVPKVKDDTIELHDIENSKYNGYYLVVKDPTRVKIGVSSKLGVEGETTSTIAENNDAIAAINGGAFTDQSSAAQWTGNGGLASGIVMTGGEVKVNDVGDNPTTTFGIDKNGVMVVGDYTVDKLKELGIQEALSFGPALIINGNMVKINGDGGFGTAPKTAIGQMKDGSIILLVIDGREIGSIGATLKELQEIMHQLGAWNAMNLDGGKSTTLYYYGEVRNKPSNSMGERTIPTAVIVK, from the coding sequence ATGGATATAAATAGAAAAAATAAGAAATCTAAGGTAAAAAAAAGCAAGAAAAGAGTAAATAAGATTTCATTTAAGACATTAGCTATATTTTTTGCATTTGAATTATTTTTTACTGGATGTACATTCCCATTTTTACTTTTATATGGACCATTTGATAATGCGAAAAGCCAATATGTTGGAGCAGCAATGACTTCAATGAGTCATCAATATCTGGCTACATGGTTCTTATCAGATAAAAAAATAGCAGAAATTATGGGAGAAAACTCAACTGAAGAAACTAGTGAAACTACCAATATATCTGATATTAAAGTTCCAAAGGTTAAAGATGATACTATAGAACTTCATGATATAGAAAATTCTAAGTATAATGGTTATTATTTGGTGGTAAAAGACCCAACAAGAGTTAAAATTGGAGTAAGTTCTAAATTGGGAGTTGAAGGTGAAACTACATCAACAATTGCTGAAAACAATGATGCTATAGCTGCTATTAATGGGGGAGCATTTACAGATCAATCATCTGCTGCTCAGTGGACAGGAAATGGTGGATTGGCATCAGGAATTGTAATGACTGGTGGTGAAGTGAAAGTTAATGATGTAGGAGATAACCCAACAACAACTTTTGGGATAGATAAAAATGGAGTAATGGTTGTAGGTGATTATACAGTAGATAAACTTAAAGAACTTGGAATTCAGGAAGCTTTAAGTTTTGGTCCGGCATTAATAATTAATGGAAATATGGTAAAGATAAACGGTGATGGAGGATTTGGGACAGCCCCTAAAACTGCTATAGGACAAATGAAGGATGGCTCAATAATTCTCCTAGTTATAGATGGTAGAGAAATTGGAAGCATAGGAGCAACATTAAAGGAATTACAAGAAATTATGCATCAGCTAGGTGCATGGAATGCAATGAACTTGGATGGTGGAAAATCGACAACATTGTATTACTATGGAGAAGTTAGAAATAAACCATCAAATAGTATGGGAGAAAGAACTATTCCAACAGCAGTTATTGTTAAATAA
- a CDS encoding HAD-IB family hydrolase gives MANIGAFFDLDGTLYREGLITEVFKKMVKYEIIGSERWYNDLRPYFMKWDKRQGDYDQYLLKMIDIYIESIKGLQKYQMEYIAKKVVEQKGDRVYTFTRDRIKWHQANNHTLIIISGSPSELVGEMAKKYGFTDYIGAKYIIDDKNVYTGQVTPMWDSKSKSKAINEFVKKYDIDLNDSYAYGDTAGDYTMFKNVKHPYCMNPTKELLQKVLKDRELIKRVNVVVERKDVIYNLDIEDIQFL, from the coding sequence ATGGCAAATATAGGTGCGTTTTTTGATTTAGATGGAACTTTATACAGAGAAGGACTAATAACAGAAGTATTTAAAAAGATGGTTAAATATGAAATTATAGGTTCAGAAAGATGGTATAATGATTTAAGGCCTTACTTTATGAAGTGGGATAAGAGGCAGGGTGATTATGATCAATACCTGTTGAAAATGATTGATATATATATTGAGTCAATTAAAGGATTACAGAAGTATCAAATGGAATATATAGCTAAGAAAGTTGTAGAACAAAAGGGCGATAGAGTATATACTTTTACGAGGGACAGAATAAAGTGGCATCAAGCTAATAACCATACTCTAATTATAATATCTGGATCGCCTTCAGAACTTGTTGGAGAGATGGCCAAGAAATATGGCTTTACAGATTATATAGGTGCAAAATATATTATAGATGATAAAAATGTATATACAGGGCAAGTTACACCAATGTGGGATAGTAAAAGTAAATCGAAGGCGATAAATGAATTTGTTAAAAAGTATGATATAGATTTAAACGATAGTTATGCATATGGAGATACAGCAGGCGATTATACTATGTTTAAAAATGTAAAACATCCTTATTGTATGAATCCAACTAAAGAACTTTTGCAAAAAGTATTGAAAGATCGAGAATTAATAAAAAGAGTGAATGTTGTTGTTGAAAGAAAGGATGTAATATACAATTTGGACATTGAGGATATACAATTCTTATAG
- the argS gene encoding arginine--tRNA ligase, translating into MDYKSKVAELIKKHVELEIEAIEKLIEIPPKPEMGDYAFPCFQLSKVMRKAPNMIAEELKNSMSTDGFERIENLGPYVNFFVDKGVFAENTIKKVLADGENYGASNIGEGKTVCVEYSSPNIAKPFHVGHLFTTAIGNSLYKMFKKEGYNTVGLNHLGDWGTQFGKLISAYDRWVDEEALEKAPIDELLRIYVKFHEEAEKDPSLEDEARANFKALETGDEKATALWTRFRELSLKEFERVYNILGVKFDSLAGEAFYNDKMDVVVDELKEKGLLVESNGAQVVMLEEYNMPPCIVLKGDGASIYATRDLAAAMYRKKTYDFHKCVYVVGTPQSLHFKQVFKVLELAGHEWSKDCVHVGFGLVKFADRKLSTRNGSIVLLDDLLREAVEKTMEVINEKNPELENKEEVAKKIGVGAVIFTYLKNSREKDIVFDWKEILSFDGETGPYVQYSYARGNSILNRGKECTGTVEYSKLSSKEEFELVKSIANFNSVITLALDKLEPSILTRYVIEVAKGFNKFYNAHSVLNLEDEDLKATRLNLVKASLQVIKNGLELLGIDVVEKM; encoded by the coding sequence ATGGATTATAAAAGTAAAGTTGCAGAACTAATAAAAAAACATGTGGAATTAGAAATTGAAGCTATTGAAAAATTGATTGAAATACCGCCAAAGCCAGAAATGGGAGATTATGCATTTCCATGTTTCCAATTGTCAAAGGTTATGAGAAAAGCTCCAAATATGATAGCAGAAGAATTGAAGAATTCTATGTCAACTGATGGATTTGAAAGAATTGAGAATTTAGGGCCATATGTTAACTTCTTCGTTGATAAAGGAGTATTTGCAGAAAATACGATCAAAAAGGTTTTAGCAGATGGAGAAAATTATGGAGCATCAAATATAGGGGAAGGGAAAACAGTTTGCGTTGAATATTCTTCGCCTAATATAGCAAAACCTTTTCATGTTGGTCACTTATTCACTACAGCTATAGGTAATTCTTTATATAAGATGTTTAAGAAGGAAGGATATAATACTGTAGGATTGAATCACTTGGGAGATTGGGGAACTCAATTTGGTAAGCTTATAAGTGCGTATGATAGATGGGTAGACGAAGAGGCATTAGAAAAGGCTCCAATTGATGAATTACTTAGAATATATGTTAAATTCCACGAAGAGGCTGAAAAAGATCCTTCATTAGAAGATGAAGCAAGAGCAAACTTTAAGGCACTAGAGACTGGTGATGAAAAAGCAACAGCACTTTGGACTAGATTTAGAGAGTTGAGCTTAAAAGAATTTGAAAGAGTTTATAACATTTTAGGAGTTAAATTTGATTCATTAGCTGGAGAAGCATTTTATAATGATAAGATGGATGTTGTTGTTGATGAATTGAAAGAAAAAGGACTTCTTGTAGAAAGTAATGGGGCTCAAGTTGTAATGCTTGAAGAATATAATATGCCACCTTGTATAGTACTTAAAGGTGATGGTGCATCTATATATGCTACAAGAGACTTAGCAGCTGCTATGTATAGAAAGAAAACTTATGATTTTCATAAATGTGTTTATGTAGTTGGAACTCCTCAATCACTTCACTTCAAACAAGTATTTAAAGTGTTAGAACTTGCAGGACATGAATGGTCTAAAGACTGTGTTCATGTAGGCTTTGGGTTAGTTAAATTTGCAGATAGAAAACTTTCAACTAGAAATGGATCGATTGTTTTACTTGATGATTTACTTCGTGAAGCTGTAGAGAAGACAATGGAAGTTATAAATGAAAAAAATCCAGAACTTGAAAATAAAGAGGAAGTTGCAAAGAAAATTGGTGTCGGAGCAGTAATCTTTACTTATCTTAAAAACTCAAGAGAAAAAGATATTGTTTTTGATTGGAAGGAAATATTATCATTTGATGGAGAAACTGGCCCATATGTTCAATATTCATATGCAAGAGGAAATAGTATATTAAACAGAGGTAAAGAATGTACTGGAACTGTTGAATATAGTAAATTATCTTCAAAAGAAGAATTTGAGTTAGTTAAGAGTATAGCTAACTTTAATAGCGTAATAACTTTAGCCTTAGATAAGTTAGAACCTTCAATATTAACAAGGTACGTAATTGAAGTTGCAAAAGGATTTAATAAATTCTATAATGCGCATTCGGTATTGAACTTAGAAGATGAGGATTTAAAAGCTACAAGACTAAACTTAGTTAAAGCAAGTTTACAAGTAATAAAAAATGGATTAGAGTTACTTGGAATAGATGTAGTAGAAAAAATGTAG
- a CDS encoding AI-2E family transporter, with the protein MWNELFINRNIKYRDILIFALIGVIGYKLIDNYNFFFDIGRKVLSIMSPFIYAIICAYILNPVVSFFENNFKTKRAISILITYFIIIALIIIILFFTIPSIVDSIVNITREMPAYVEIIQKWINTLLQNERIKTLIVQAGLLNKLQEMSSQIGSVTIGLLQNFIMYLLSFTSNLVSVIFGFLISIYVLMDKEKLLKRARTITYMIFNEEKGNKLVTFIRTYNKMIGVYIGIKAIDSAIIGFISLIGLLIVGEPYAPLIALIEGITNMIPYFGPLIGEVVGAGVAIFVSPMKAFMVFILLLCIHLFDAWYLDPKLIGKKVGVSPLGIILGVAIGGGFWGPFGMLLGSPTMATIKIYYEKTVEEFRKKNPGLVKKESLGEIDL; encoded by the coding sequence ATGTGGAATGAATTGTTTATAAATAGAAATATTAAATATAGGGATATATTAATATTTGCTTTAATAGGTGTAATTGGATACAAACTTATAGATAATTATAATTTTTTCTTTGATATAGGCAGAAAAGTTTTATCTATTATGTCACCTTTTATATATGCTATTATTTGTGCTTATATATTAAATCCAGTAGTAAGTTTTTTTGAAAATAATTTTAAAACTAAAAGAGCAATATCGATATTGATTACATATTTTATAATTATAGCTTTAATTATTATAATATTATTTTTTACGATACCAAGTATAGTAGATAGTATAGTAAATATAACTAGAGAAATGCCGGCCTATGTGGAAATTATACAAAAGTGGATCAATACTCTTCTTCAAAATGAAAGAATAAAGACACTGATTGTACAAGCGGGACTTTTAAATAAGCTACAGGAAATGTCAAGCCAGATAGGAAGTGTAACAATAGGACTACTACAAAATTTTATTATGTACTTATTATCATTTACATCAAATTTAGTTAGTGTGATTTTTGGTTTTTTAATTTCAATTTATGTTTTAATGGATAAAGAAAAGTTGTTAAAACGTGCTAGAACCATAACATATATGATTTTTAATGAAGAAAAGGGGAATAAGTTAGTTACATTTATTAGAACCTATAATAAAATGATAGGAGTTTATATAGGGATAAAAGCAATTGATTCAGCAATAATAGGTTTTATATCACTTATAGGTCTATTAATTGTTGGGGAACCCTATGCACCACTAATAGCCCTGATAGAAGGGATTACTAATATGATTCCTTATTTTGGACCACTTATTGGTGAAGTAGTCGGTGCGGGAGTTGCAATCTTTGTTTCACCTATGAAGGCTTTTATGGTATTCATACTTTTACTTTGTATTCATCTTTTTGATGCTTGGTACCTTGATCCTAAGCTTATAGGAAAAAAGGTTGGAGTCAGTCCATTAGGGATAATATTAGGAGTTGCAATAGGCGGTGGCTTTTGGGGACCTTTTGGAATGCTTCTAGGATCACCTACAATGGCAACCATAAAAATATATTATGAGAAAACAGTAGAGGAGTTTAGAAAAAAGAATCCAGGATTAGTTAAGAAAGAAAGTCTTGGAGAAATTGATTTATAA
- a CDS encoding ComEC/Rec2 family competence protein: MNKNKYNVKKYLLTFLAILLFSFSIVSCGLTKFNSNKANNADINKMFVHYIDVGQGDCILVQVNNKNLLIDSGPKSDRRKLFNYLSGLNLNKLDYVIATHPHEDHIGNMDDIIKTYSIGTFYSPKVESTTKSFEDMVDALKNKNLKVHVLKNNSNSIDLGENTKVNVFSPNKDFYDNLNNYSPVIKIQYGNTSFLFTGDAEKEVEKEILNNNEDISADVLKVGHHGSSTSTSKDFLKKVNPSIAVISVGKDNIYNHPDAITTKLLDESNIKTYRTDKDGTIVICSDGSNISKK, encoded by the coding sequence ATGAACAAAAATAAGTATAATGTAAAAAAATATTTATTAACTTTTCTTGCAATTCTATTATTTTCATTTTCCATAGTAAGTTGTGGCCTTACAAAATTCAATTCAAATAAAGCCAATAACGCTGATATAAACAAGATGTTCGTTCATTATATAGATGTAGGCCAAGGCGATTGCATTCTCGTTCAAGTAAATAACAAAAATCTTTTAATAGATTCTGGGCCTAAATCTGATAGAAGAAAACTTTTTAACTATTTATCAGGGCTAAACTTAAATAAATTAGATTATGTAATTGCAACTCATCCACATGAAGACCATATTGGTAATATGGATGATATAATAAAAACTTATAGTATAGGAACTTTCTATTCTCCAAAAGTTGAATCTACTACAAAAAGCTTTGAGGACATGGTAGATGCTTTAAAAAATAAGAATTTAAAGGTACATGTATTGAAAAACAATAGTAATTCTATTGACTTAGGTGAAAATACTAAAGTAAATGTCTTCTCTCCTAATAAGGATTTTTATGATAATTTAAACAACTACTCTCCTGTAATAAAAATTCAATATGGTAACACTTCTTTTTTATTTACTGGTGACGCCGAAAAGGAAGTAGAAAAAGAAATTCTTAATAATAATGAAGATATCAGCGCAGATGTGCTTAAAGTGGGACATCACGGATCCTCAACTTCTACTAGTAAAGACTTTCTAAAAAAAGTTAATCCTTCAATAGCAGTTATATCTGTAGGTAAAGATAATATATACAATCATCCTGATGCTATTACTACAAAATTATTAGATGAAAGCAATATAAAAACTTATAGAACAGATAAAGATGGAACCATCGTCATCTGCTCAGACGGCTCTAACATATCAAAAAAATAA
- a CDS encoding ribonuclease H-like domain-containing protein → MIIRENKVKVEEYSEEFMMKSLDKEYTPEEIIFFDLEHYVYKKPKCIGVFGACEYDKKNNNILVTQYMIEDRDEATHILYLAKEYFIKMKQKGKKAIITFSGNNDFSVINYLFKENNIYYNFSEEFDSIDIQKEYEKNKKLSIGLKKLEKVFDIVREGEVISGSNLAKTFHKVMKDKSYFKRMPEEKIEKILLYNEQDVINLYYIYVNWKKYIYEDIIEEAIAEDEVEDLENLEEEYDIQENSLNNNSN, encoded by the coding sequence GTGATTATTCGTGAAAATAAGGTGAAGGTTGAAGAATATAGTGAAGAATTTATGATGAAGTCTCTAGATAAAGAATATACACCAGAAGAAATTATCTTCTTTGATTTAGAGCATTATGTATATAAGAAGCCTAAGTGTATTGGAGTATTTGGGGCGTGTGAGTATGATAAGAAAAATAATAATATTCTAGTAACCCAATATATGATTGAAGATAGAGATGAGGCGACACATATATTGTATCTCGCTAAAGAATATTTTATAAAGATGAAACAAAAAGGAAAAAAGGCCATTATCACTTTTTCAGGGAATAATGATTTTTCAGTTATTAATTATCTTTTCAAAGAAAATAATATATATTATAATTTTAGTGAAGAATTTGATTCGATTGATATTCAAAAAGAATATGAAAAGAATAAAAAATTGTCTATTGGGCTTAAAAAGTTAGAAAAAGTTTTTGATATTGTAAGAGAGGGAGAGGTAATCAGCGGATCTAATTTAGCTAAAACTTTTCACAAAGTTATGAAAGATAAAAGCTATTTCAAAAGAATGCCAGAAGAGAAAATTGAAAAAATTCTTCTTTATAATGAGCAGGATGTTATAAATTTATATTATATATATGTAAATTGGAAAAAATATATTTATGAAGATATTATCGAAGAAGCTATCGCTGAAGATGAAGTTGAAGATTTAGAAAATCTAGAAGAAGAGTATGATATTCAAGAAAATTCATTGAATAATAATTCTAATTAA
- a CDS encoding site-2 protease family protein — MNSVLNMILMIPGMLIAFTFHEYAHALIADRMGDKTPRFQGRLTLNPIAHIDPIGFVAVLIFSFGWAKPVQTNPSAYKNYYKDDLKVSLAGPIANFLVAIATSIVLGLYYSFAYRFLPDALAGVLERMIYMTLVINVNIGLFNLIPIPGLDGFSLLRDLSPNTFYRFEEKFYQYQMFIMLALIFVGGRIISIPAGVIRNMLLGITNLITRFLF, encoded by the coding sequence ATGAATTCAGTACTTAATATGATTTTAATGATTCCAGGGATGCTTATCGCTTTTACATTTCATGAATATGCACATGCATTAATAGCAGATAGAATGGGAGATAAGACACCAAGGTTTCAAGGAAGATTGACTTTAAATCCAATTGCGCATATTGATCCTATAGGATTTGTGGCTGTACTTATCTTTAGCTTTGGATGGGCAAAGCCAGTACAAACTAATCCATCGGCATATAAAAACTATTATAAAGATGACTTGAAAGTAAGTTTAGCTGGACCAATTGCAAATTTTTTAGTTGCCATAGCAACTTCAATAGTTTTGGGACTTTATTATAGTTTTGCATATAGATTTTTACCAGATGCATTAGCTGGTGTTTTAGAGCGAATGATATATATGACGCTTGTTATTAATGTAAATATAGGATTATTTAATTTGATACCAATACCAGGACTAGATGGCTTTAGTCTTTTAAGAGATTTAAGTCCAAATACGTTCTATAGATTTGAAGAAAAATTTTATCAATATCAAATGTTCATTATGTTAGCGTTAATCTTTGTTGGAGGAAGAATAATTTCTATACCAGCCGGCGTTATACGTAATATGCTTTTAGGGATTACTAATTTAATAACACGTTTCCTATTTTAA
- a CDS encoding nitroreductase family protein, with protein sequence MKEFIDLLNERQSCRKYLNKPVEKEKLVKCIEAARLAPSACNSQPWHFVVVNNKELVPKVSECLQDAVMNKFTTECPAFIIVVEESGNLTSRAGALIKQQDYRSVDIGIATEHICLAATEQNLGTCILGWFNEKELKKLLNINKLKRIRLVVAVGYPENDNIRKKVRKNIDEILTFIE encoded by the coding sequence ATGAAGGAATTTATTGATTTATTAAATGAACGTCAAAGTTGTAGAAAGTATTTAAATAAACCTGTTGAAAAAGAAAAGTTAGTAAAATGTATTGAGGCTGCCAGATTAGCTCCATCAGCATGTAATAGCCAACCATGGCATTTTGTAGTAGTTAATAATAAAGAGCTAGTACCTAAGGTTTCAGAATGCTTACAGGATGCAGTTATGAATAAATTTACTACAGAATGTCCAGCTTTTATAATAGTGGTGGAGGAAAGTGGAAATTTAACTTCACGAGCTGGAGCATTAATTAAACAGCAGGATTATAGATCTGTTGATATTGGGATTGCAACTGAGCATATATGTTTAGCGGCAACAGAACAAAATTTAGGTACTTGTATTTTAGGTTGGTTTAATGAAAAAGAACTAAAGAAACTTTTAAATATAAATAAATTAAAGCGAATTAGATTAGTAGTGGCTGTTGGATATCCAGAAAATGATAATATAAGAAAAAAAGTGAGAAAGAATATAGATGAAATTCTAACTTTTATAGAATAG
- a CDS encoding L-lactate dehydrogenase, which produces MVERKRKISVIGAGFVGATTAYALMNSGVATEICLFDINMDKAMGEVMDLVHGTSFVKPVSIYAGSIEETRDSDIVIITAGAAQKEGETRLDLIEKNYNIFKSFVPQIAAASPNAILLVVSNPCDVLAYITYKLSGFPRERVIASGTVLDTSRLKYVIGKYFNVNNNNIHAYVLGEHGDSEVVSWSTASIAGETFEEYAKKFNLEWDDDVKSVIESDVKNAAYEIISRKNATYFAVALAVNTIVEAILRDENTILTVSCLMQGEYGIEDVYLAAPTILNSKGVVRIVNPVLNDEELKKLKESASVLKGHIEKVVNK; this is translated from the coding sequence ATGGTAGAAAGAAAACGTAAAATATCTGTGATTGGTGCAGGTTTTGTAGGTGCAACAACAGCATATGCATTAATGAATAGTGGAGTAGCTACAGAAATATGTTTATTTGATATAAATATGGATAAAGCAATGGGAGAAGTTATGGATTTAGTTCATGGTACTTCTTTTGTAAAGCCTGTTAGCATTTATGCAGGAAGTATTGAAGAAACTAGAGATTCAGATATAGTTATAATTACAGCTGGTGCAGCTCAAAAAGAAGGGGAAACTAGACTAGATCTTATTGAAAAAAATTACAATATATTTAAGAGCTTTGTTCCACAAATAGCAGCAGCAAGCCCAAATGCTATTTTGTTAGTAGTATCAAATCCATGTGATGTGCTTGCATATATAACTTATAAGTTATCTGGATTCCCTAGGGAAAGAGTAATAGCATCAGGAACTGTATTAGATACGTCAAGATTAAAATACGTTATTGGTAAATACTTTAATGTAAATAATAATAATATCCATGCGTATGTTTTAGGAGAACATGGTGATAGCGAAGTTGTAAGTTGGAGCACTGCAAGCATAGCTGGAGAAACTTTTGAAGAATATGCTAAAAAGTTCAATTTAGAGTGGGATGATGATGTAAAATCAGTAATAGAAAGCGATGTTAAAAATGCAGCTTATGAAATAATAAGCAGGAAAAATGCTACTTATTTTGCTGTAGCATTAGCAGTAAATACAATAGTAGAAGCTATATTAAGAGACGAAAATACTATTTTAACTGTATCATGTTTGATGCAGGGAGAGTATGGAATAGAAGATGTTTACTTAGCAGCCCCAACAATTTTAAATAGTAAGGGTGTTGTAAGAATTGTAAACCCTGTTCTAAATGATGAAGAATTGAAAAAATTAAAAGAATCAGCAAGTGTTCTAAAAGGACATATTGAAAAAGTTGTGAATAAATAA
- a CDS encoding biotin--[acetyl-CoA-carboxylase] ligase, whose amino-acid sequence MEDKILNELKKSQDYVSGEYLSSTLNVSRTAIWKHIKNLKLKGYIIEGISNKGYKLLNSPDLLNKNEILPLLKTSAIGKSIVYFDEIDSTNIKAKELAQKEIEHGTIVIAEKQTLGSGRFNRKWVSPNGGLWFSLILRPKLPPTEAPKITQIAAASVYKTLSNLGINSTIKWPNDILLNDKKFCGILAEMKCDMDSVHYLVLGVGMNINIDESDFDDNIKAIATSLKIEYDKDFKRTEILSAFLNNFEVLYNNFINKLDLSETISICRDHSNILGRKAKLITYNNEEIVTCVSVSDNGDLMVIDSNGNEKAVITGEISFNGMN is encoded by the coding sequence ATGGAAGATAAAATTTTAAATGAATTAAAAAAATCTCAAGATTATGTTTCTGGCGAATACCTAAGTTCTACTTTAAATGTTTCACGAACTGCTATATGGAAACATATAAAAAACTTAAAATTAAAAGGCTATATAATAGAAGGAATTTCTAATAAGGGATACAAATTACTTAATTCTCCTGATTTATTAAATAAAAATGAAATTCTACCTTTATTAAAAACATCTGCTATTGGAAAAAGCATAGTTTACTTTGATGAAATAGATTCTACAAATATTAAAGCAAAAGAGCTTGCACAGAAAGAAATCGAACACGGTACTATAGTAATTGCAGAAAAGCAAACTTTAGGAAGTGGTCGCTTCAATAGGAAATGGGTTTCTCCAAATGGCGGTCTTTGGTTTTCATTAATATTAAGACCTAAACTTCCTCCAACGGAAGCTCCTAAAATAACTCAAATTGCTGCTGCTTCTGTATATAAGACACTAAGTAATTTAGGTATTAATTCAACCATTAAATGGCCTAATGATATACTTTTGAATGACAAAAAGTTTTGTGGAATCCTAGCTGAAATGAAATGTGACATGGATAGTGTTCATTATTTAGTTTTGGGCGTAGGGATGAATATTAATATAGATGAAAGTGACTTTGATGATAATATAAAAGCAATTGCCACTTCACTAAAGATTGAATATGATAAAGATTTCAAAAGAACTGAGATACTTTCAGCTTTCTTAAATAATTTCGAAGTATTATACAATAACTTCATAAATAAATTAGATCTTTCCGAGACAATTTCAATCTGCCGAGATCATTCCAACATTTTAGGTCGAAAGGCAAAATTAATCACATATAATAATGAAGAAATTGTTACCTGTGTTTCTGTTTCTGATAACGGCGACCTTATGGTCATAGATAGCAACGGAAATGAAAAAGCTGTAATTACTGGAGAGATTAGTTTTAATGGAATGAACTAA